GGGGCTATGTCACCgattttaaaatcaaaacatccGGATTCCCGCCATTAAAGTTCAGATAATGAGCGCATGCGCTTTATGTTCCAGGAAATCCGACTGTAAGAAATCATACAAAGGAGATGACATTTCTAAaaagaaataatatacatatcTCGGGTGTAGGAAATaatagtgttattattgttCACGTATTTCGTGCAGTTTTTGATGGTTAGATCAACGTTCAACTGAATTCCTTTCCAGAGATACTTTAAAAGCCAAATTTGCCCTGAGATGGGCTCAATGCCCTTGTCACGAAAGTCAGGATGAGTGTAGAGGGAATCAGTGTAAATTAATCAACCTCGTGATACAATGGGATGGCTATAACTGTATGATATTCCTTTTTCCACTTCGGGGGGATTCCACCTCGCCCTATGAGGCTGCAACGTTGTACGCTTCCTGAAAGGTCGACTGGAGGGTCGAAATAGCCCCCATTATCGATCATTGTCGGTTCCTGACAGAAACATACTCGAATCAGGGTtgccacatttattttattgaaaaaagcTCGCAGACTCTATTTTTTGCCCGAACACTGTCATGGAAAATGACATATTTACAGGGAAACCATcacatctggcaacactgactCGAACACTCCAATATCGCCCAATAGCATCTCCTGGTTCTTTACTTTCTCCACCTTCTTTCCTAGGTTCCGCCCATTCATCTTCACAACCCTCCCATTGAAAACAACAGATCGTGGGTGGGTTATCATGGATTAGTTAAGATCTTTGACTATACTGCCCTCTGCTGCATATACAATATTCTACCCAGTCATCTGTTCAAACCTCTCACCATTTTATATCAACAATACCTATATAAGAGATAGTAACATGGTCAGTTTGATTGGGCTTGTTCCTGGAATCTAAAGTGCTCTCAACCTATACATCTTCATACTCCAAATGACTATTCTTACTATATCCTACTAATAGTTACAACATATTTTaccacataaaatatattgtaattagTACCAGTAAACATGGTGAAACATTTAGgtcaatttattattatttatcatGATTACAGATTAATATTggctatgatagaaattacactACGCAAGACCACAATGAGAGACACTATTTTGTCCAAGGAAGCAGCAGCTGCACAATATTACACCAGCAAGTTCATTTGAGGATCCGTTGAGAGTGGCATGTGGTTCCCTCAGAAGATCAGCCATGTTCAAAAGAGGGGGCAATATGACAGAGGCAACAGAGAACCCTTTTGCGTCGCTccattattcaaatgtttaccTCACTATACTGGCACTGTTCGGCTTCAAGCTTTTTATCAAGATAAGTCTGAACTGCCTGTCTTACTTTTACATCATCAGGGGGAACCGCAAGGAGGCAGCCAGGATATCCGCGGAGTTCTATGATTTTGGTCAAGGACATAGTAAGTAGCATCCACACAACTGTACAACATGGATCTACTATCAAAATATGTATACTTTGGAGGATGTCGATTGTATTCAAATGATAATGCTATGCATAGTAGGAAATACTAACACAGTCCCAAAACCTCTGGGTGTTGGATTTTGAACTTAGTAGATAATTCTTCATGACAGAATGCTTTGTGAATAATGCACGCGGCTGCATTGACTTTCCTTACCATAACAAGTTCCTGAAACGTAACTGTTTATGTACAGCACATACTGGTCAAGCTCATTACGACCCTGATCTATAAATAGAACGGGGAAGCAGAGCCTCCCCGCCCCAGTTGCTCCAGTTTCCATTCCTGACAGAGCGTGTTCTGTAGACAGACCTGGAGACCAAAACAACCTTAAGCCTCGTGTCACTGACGGTGTGCCAATATGCCTAGTCCTTGGATAGGGAGCTTCTAGTTCACACAGAACCGGTTTTGTTCCTGATTTATAGTGGCTTTTATTAGACACTGATTATTACGTCAACTAGGTTATTAAAAAAAGACTGTGGACCAAACGCCAGGTCACTTTATGGCTTTTTCCAGTGCAGACATACTGGTTCAGTATTGCACATTTGTGAAAGTACATTagggaaataaaatattttcagcaCTGCTAAAGATCCAGTACATGGAAGGAAGTAACGGTGATGATGCAATCTGGAACACATCTGGCGCTATTCTGGATAttgatccaggtgtgtgtgccaGGTGACATGTGAGTTTTTGTGGTTCTGAGTGACTTAGCTGGTAGAGCAATGCCAGGGTTATAGTTTaaatgggggggtgggggggttctaCATCAAAATCCCCTTCAGATGTTGTTTTGTTGCAGACGGGCATGTTTGAGTTTTCTGCAGGGACCTGGGCAGACCGATCTCCCCTGCATGATGTatcatgtctgtgttttctgcagGGTCCTGGGCAGACCGTTCTCCCCTGCATGATGCATCATGTCTGTTTTCTGCAGGGTCCTGGTCAGACTGTTCTCCCCTTCATGATGCatcatgtctgtgttttctgcagGGTCCTGGTCAGACTGTTCTCCCCTTCATGATGCatcatgtctgtgttttctgcagGGTCCTGGTCAGACTGTTCTCCCCTTCATGATGCatcatgtctgtgttttctgcagGGTCCTGGTCAGACTGTTCTCCCCTTCATGATGCatcatgtctgtgttttctgcagGGTCCTGGTCAGACTGTTCTCCCCTTCATGATGCatcatgtctgtgttttctgcagGGTCCTGGTCAGACTGTTCTCCCCTTCATGATGCatcatgtctgtgttttctgcagGGTCCTGGTCAGACTGTTCTCCCCTTCATGATGCatcatgtctgtgttttctgcagGGTCCTGGGCAGACTGTTCTCCCCTGCATGATGAatcatgtctgtgttttttgcaGGATCCCGGGCAGACCGTTCTCCCCTGCATGATGTATCATGTTTGCATCTGTTGGTGTTTTCTGCAGGGTCCTGGGCAGACCGTTCTCCCCTGCATGATGCatcatgtctgtgttttctgcagGGTCCCGGGCAGACCGTTCTCCCCTGCATGATGTATCATGTTTGCATCTGTTGGTGTTTTCTGCAGGGTCCTGGGCAGACCGTTCTCCCCTGCATGATGCatcatgtctgtgttttctgcagGGTCCTGGGCAGACCGTTCTCCCCTGCATGATGCTGCATGCCAGGGTCGTCTTCTGGTCCTGAGAAATCTCATTTTAAAGGTGAGCCAATATATAATCAAATTCAATTCAGTATGATGGTATTATGTATTCATCCTTTTGATTTGTCGTTTTTTTGTACTAGTCCAATCTCACTGTGCTAGttctttattcatttatttgtctCACCTGAAATGCACCTTCAAATGAATGCAACTACTTTGAAAaccatgtacagtatttgtaaAACCAAATGAATAAAAAGGACCATATCAATAGGGTTTGATTGATTGCCACTAGGATTGTGTTCTTTTTCTCCCTAAGGGCCACAATGTAAATGTCCTGACACTAGACCATGTGAGTCCTCTCCACGAGGCCTGCGCTGGAAACCACGTAGCGTGTGTCAGAGCGCTGATCACTGCAGGAGCCAATGTATGTAACAgcagaaaacactgaaaatacactgctcaaaagaatgaAGGGAACCcccaaatcacacatcgggtgtcaatgaacaaaaaaatattaaagatcaaaatctttactgtacactgtgtaattcatggagaacaaaatgacgtaacaatggtcagtggaaaccaaaatcaccaaccgattgagagCTGGATTAAAACTCAACACCGAAAATCATTGTAatcaattgaaatcacaggctgttccaacttgtgtgaatttcatcagggtcactcataatgtgactcaggaGTCTGTATGGCCCCcgcgtgcctgtatgcactcctgacaacatctgggcacgCTCCTGATGAGGAGCGGATGGTGTCTTGgggaatctcctcccagacctggatcagggcatcagtgagctcctggacagtctgtgacaCTACATGGTGgcattggatgcaccgatacataacgtcccagaggttctcaattggattcaggtctgggaaatGTGAGGGCcggtcaatggcatcaatgctttcgtcatccaggaactgcctacatactccagccacatgaggccgggtattgtcctgcaccaggaggaacccagggcccacagcACCAGTGTAagatctgacgatgggtctgaagatttcatccaggtacctaacagcattcagggtaccattggctagcatgtggcggtctgtgcgaccctccaaggaaatgcctccccagaccatcactgacccaccaccgaACCGgttatgctggatgatgttgcaggcagcttaatgttcaccacagtgtctccagactctttcacatctgtcacctgggctcagtgtgaacctgctctcatctgtgaagagagtgGGGCACCAATGTCAGACCTGCCAATTGAGCTGTATGGTGCTGTGAACACaagtcccactagaggacgtcggacCCTCAtgcagtctgtttctgacagtttggccagaaacatgcacaccagtagcccgctggaggtcattttgtagggctctggcagtgctcctcctgttcatcctcgcacaaaggagcagataacGATCCTGCTGCTGacttgatgcccttctatggccctgtccagctatccttgtgtaatggcctctctactggtatctcctccatgctcttgagactgtactgggagacacaacaaaccttcttgcgacggcacgtatggatgtgcaacctgaatgggctgcaggtaccacctcatgctactgGCAGTgtcaaggacactagcaaaatcctaaactagagaagaatcagtcaggagagTGCAAGTGTCTGTGCCCACcaactgcaaaaccattccctttttgggggttgtcttgctgttgcctctccagtgcacctgttgtctctttcatttgcaccaaaacaggtgacattgattcacaatcgcctAAACATCCTAAcgggacagattgatatcccttaagtttaattgacttggtgttatactctgatgattacatgttcccttaattttttcgaGCAGTGTAGTGATACAGTAATGAATAAGAATTATTACTAAATTCCAAAATGGTGTTGTGTATTCAGCTAAGGGGTTAGAGTTAACATACGACTGTGTGCAGGTGAACGTCACCACCATTGACGGGGTGACCCCCCTGTTCAACGCATGCTCAGTGGGCAGCGTCTCCTGTGCAGAGGTCCTCCTGGAGAACGGAGCCAAACCACAGGGTTTGGTGTTCCAACCATCGCCCATTCATGAAGCCTGCCGTAAAGGTATGTTAAGTATCCTGATCCCTCAACGTCCTCACCATTCAGCGTCTTTAGACGCCTCAGCCGTGATGGTGAGGGGCACGGTACTG
The window above is part of the Esox lucius isolate fEsoLuc1 chromosome 4, fEsoLuc1.pri, whole genome shotgun sequence genome. Proteins encoded here:
- the asb5a gene encoding ankyrin repeat and SOCS box protein 5 is translated as MFKRGGNMTEATENPFASLHYSNVYLTILALFGFKLFIKISLNCLSYFYIIRGNRKEAARISAEFYDFGQGHRSWADRSPLHDAACQGRLLVLRNLILKGHNVNVLTLDHVSPLHEACAGNHVACVRALITAGANVNVTTIDGVTPLFNACSVGSVSCAEVLLENGAKPQGLVFQPSPIHEACRKGSGRCVDALVRAGADVEFDTPHMGTPLYTACVSQEMECARRLLRAGANVQKGKYMESPLHAAAGKDSTAIVKLLLDFGADVNARNMELQRPVDVAPPSSLTEGFLLVYEATPRLLSQMCRQVIRDRLGRDRFHLIKALPLPKRLRNYIQYM